A single region of the Streptomyces virginiae genome encodes:
- a CDS encoding metallophosphoesterase: MRARYGVPLKAAAGIAAVGAAGVAYAAGFEARSFRLRRVTVPVLPQGMRPLRVLQVSDIHMVGGQRKKRAWLQSLAGLRPDFVVNTGDNLSDTEGIPELLDALGPLMSFPGVYVFGSNDYYGPRLRNPGRYLLEKAQGRHGLNGNKPVVGAVHNPWEEMRDAFDAAGWLNLTNTRGRLKLDGLDLAFTGLDDPHIKRDRYAQVAGGPDADADFSMAVVHAPYLRVLESFTADRYPLILAGHTHGGQLCIPFYGALVTNCDLDTERVKGLSTHEAEGHRAYLHVSAGCGTNRFTPVRFACPPEATLLTLTPKG; encoded by the coding sequence ATGCGTGCGCGTTACGGAGTACCCCTGAAGGCGGCTGCCGGAATCGCTGCGGTGGGGGCCGCGGGTGTGGCCTATGCCGCCGGTTTCGAGGCACGATCCTTCCGCCTGCGCCGGGTCACGGTGCCTGTCCTTCCCCAGGGGATGCGCCCGTTGCGCGTGCTCCAGGTCTCCGACATCCACATGGTCGGCGGGCAGCGCAAGAAACGTGCCTGGCTGCAGTCCCTGGCCGGCCTGCGCCCCGACTTCGTCGTGAACACCGGCGACAACCTCTCCGACACCGAGGGCATCCCCGAGCTGCTCGACGCCCTCGGCCCCCTGATGTCCTTCCCCGGCGTGTACGTCTTCGGGTCGAACGACTACTACGGACCGCGGCTGCGCAACCCCGGGCGCTACCTCCTCGAGAAGGCCCAGGGCCGGCACGGGCTGAACGGCAACAAGCCGGTCGTCGGCGCCGTCCACAACCCGTGGGAGGAGATGCGGGACGCCTTCGACGCGGCCGGCTGGCTGAACCTCACCAACACCCGCGGACGCCTGAAGCTGGACGGGCTGGACCTGGCCTTCACCGGGCTCGACGACCCGCACATCAAGCGGGACCGCTACGCGCAGGTCGCCGGCGGCCCCGACGCGGACGCGGACTTCTCCATGGCGGTGGTGCACGCCCCGTACCTGCGCGTCCTGGAGTCCTTCACGGCCGACCGGTACCCGCTGATCCTCGCGGGCCACACCCACGGCGGACAGCTGTGCATCCCCTTCTACGGGGCGCTCGTCACCAACTGCGACCTGGACACGGAGCGGGTGAAGGGACTCTCCACGCACGAGGCCGAGGGCCATCGCGCGTACCTGCACGTCTCGGCGGGCTGCGGCACCAACCGGTTCACCCCGGTCCGCTTCGCCTGCCCGCCGGAGGCGACGCTTCTGACCCTGACCCCGAAGGGGTAA
- a CDS encoding transglycosylase domain-containing protein: MGKKRSGGGLTGSQQAVKFLGVSVLSGVVLAGMAIPAAGALGLAAKGTVEGFDEIPANLKTPPLSQRTTILDAEGGTIATVYSRDRQVVPLTAISPYMQKAIVAIEDSRFYEHGAVDLKGILRAVNRNAQEGGAAQGASTLTQQYVKNVFVEEAGDDETKVREAQEKSLGRKIRELKYSIQVEEELGKKKILENYLNITYFGQQAYGIESAAQRYFSKPAKDLTLEESALLAGVVQSPSRYDPVNDAQEATKRRNIVLQRMADTKDVSQAEVDAAKAKPVTLKVTKPKNGCITAVKGAGFFCDYVRNSFLTDPAFGKTREDRAKVWNQGGLTVRTTLDPQSQDAANESIKDHVYQEDSIATAVTMVQPGTGRVLAMGQSKPYGFGKNETQINYSVDKRMGGSNFGFQVGSTFKPFIAAAAIERGMPATKVYPAPNKMEYPTPISRCDGSQWLNLPINGKTQTAKNETEDEVGPYALRTAMEKSINTYFVEMIGEIGLCPVTEMTQKLGVVPADGSKIPEAPSIALGSAELSPLTMANAYATFANRGVHCTPVAIESITDAHGKALAVPKSKCERAMSTETADTINTLLRGVVDSGTGERAGLSDRDSAGKTGTTDERYNAWFVGYTPNLSGAVWVGSGGAKKITMENIVIGGRPFDKVFGGGLPGPIWKDAVSGALSGRESGNFVTVGIPEPTVPPSGGPRGNKPPTTNPSRPGKPGGDGKPGGRPGGQNGGANGGANGGATGGATGGAGGGVEPQPPFPGLTEGMIGGRDDQ; this comes from the coding sequence ATGGGAAAGAAGCGCTCGGGCGGCGGGCTCACGGGGAGCCAGCAGGCCGTCAAGTTCCTCGGAGTGTCCGTCCTCTCCGGGGTGGTACTGGCCGGCATGGCGATTCCGGCCGCAGGCGCCCTGGGCCTGGCGGCCAAGGGGACGGTCGAGGGATTCGATGAGATCCCGGCCAATCTCAAGACTCCGCCGCTGAGCCAGCGGACCACGATTCTGGACGCCGAGGGTGGCACGATCGCCACCGTCTATTCGCGCGACCGTCAGGTGGTCCCGCTCACGGCGATCTCCCCGTACATGCAGAAGGCCATCGTCGCCATCGAGGACTCGCGTTTCTACGAGCACGGCGCGGTCGACCTCAAGGGCATCCTGCGCGCGGTCAACCGTAACGCGCAGGAAGGCGGAGCCGCACAGGGTGCCTCCACCCTCACCCAGCAGTACGTGAAGAACGTGTTCGTCGAAGAGGCCGGCGACGACGAGACCAAGGTGCGCGAAGCCCAGGAGAAGAGCCTCGGGCGCAAGATCCGCGAGCTGAAGTACTCGATCCAGGTCGAGGAGGAGCTCGGGAAGAAGAAGATCCTCGAGAACTACCTCAACATCACCTACTTCGGCCAGCAGGCGTACGGAATCGAATCCGCCGCCCAGCGCTACTTCAGCAAGCCGGCCAAGGACCTCACCCTGGAGGAGTCCGCGCTGCTCGCCGGCGTCGTGCAGTCGCCGAGCCGGTACGACCCCGTGAACGACGCGCAGGAGGCGACCAAGCGTCGCAACATCGTCCTGCAGCGGATGGCCGACACCAAGGACGTCTCCCAGGCGGAGGTGGACGCGGCGAAGGCGAAGCCGGTCACCCTCAAGGTGACCAAGCCCAAGAACGGCTGCATCACCGCCGTCAAGGGCGCGGGCTTCTTCTGCGACTACGTCCGCAACTCCTTCCTGACCGACCCGGCCTTCGGCAAGACGCGCGAGGACCGGGCGAAGGTCTGGAACCAGGGCGGCCTGACGGTACGCACCACCCTGGACCCGCAGTCGCAGGACGCGGCCAACGAGTCGATCAAGGACCACGTCTACCAGGAGGACTCGATCGCGACGGCTGTGACCATGGTCCAGCCGGGCACCGGCCGGGTGCTGGCGATGGGTCAGTCCAAGCCGTACGGCTTCGGGAAGAACGAGACCCAGATCAACTACTCCGTGGACAAGCGGATGGGCGGCTCGAACTTCGGCTTCCAGGTCGGCTCGACCTTCAAGCCGTTCATCGCCGCGGCGGCCATAGAGCGGGGCATGCCGGCGACCAAGGTGTACCCGGCGCCGAACAAGATGGAGTACCCGACGCCGATCTCGCGCTGTGACGGCAGCCAGTGGCTGAACCTGCCGATCAACGGCAAGACCCAGACGGCGAAGAACGAGACCGAGGACGAGGTCGGTCCGTACGCGCTGCGGACGGCGATGGAGAAGTCCATCAACACGTACTTCGTCGAGATGATCGGCGAGATCGGCCTCTGCCCGGTGACGGAGATGACGCAGAAGCTCGGCGTGGTCCCGGCCGACGGCTCCAAGATCCCCGAGGCCCCGTCGATCGCGCTCGGCTCCGCCGAACTCTCCCCGTTGACGATGGCCAACGCGTACGCGACCTTCGCCAACCGCGGCGTCCACTGCACCCCGGTCGCCATCGAGTCGATCACGGACGCGCACGGCAAGGCGCTCGCGGTGCCGAAGTCCAAGTGCGAGCGGGCGATGTCGACCGAGACGGCCGACACCATCAACACCCTGCTGCGTGGAGTGGTCGACTCCGGTACCGGTGAGCGGGCCGGTCTGAGCGACCGCGACAGCGCCGGCAAGACCGGTACCACGGACGAGCGCTACAACGCCTGGTTCGTCGGCTACACGCCGAACCTCTCCGGCGCGGTGTGGGTCGGCTCCGGCGGCGCGAAGAAGATCACGATGGAGAACATCGTCATCGGCGGCAGGCCCTTCGACAAGGTCTTCGGTGGCGGTCTGCCCGGCCCGATCTGGAAGGACGCGGTCAGCGGCGCGCTCTCCGGCCGGGAGTCGGGGAACTTCGTCACGGTCGGCATCCCGGAGCCGACCGTCCCCCCCTCCGGCGGTCCGCGCGGGAACAAGCCGCCCACGACGAACCCGAGCCGACCCGGCAAGCCCGGCGGCGACGGCAAGCCCGGTGGACGGCCCGGCGGCCAGAACGGTGGGGCCAACGGAGGCGCCAACGGCGGCGCCACGGGTGGAGCCACCGGCGGCGCGGGCGGCGGCGTCGAGCCGCAGCCCCCGTTCCCCGGACTCACCGAGGGAATGATCGGCGGCCGCGACGACCAGTAG
- a CDS encoding Crp/Fnr family transcriptional regulator, whose product MDDVLRRAPLFAALDDEQAAELRASMGEVTLARGDALFHEGDPGDRLYVVTEGKVKLHRTSPDGRENMLAVLGPGELIGELSLFDPGPRTATATALTEVKLLGLGHGDLQPWLNARPEVATALLRAVARRLRKTNDQMSDLVFSDVPGRVARALLDLSRRFGVQSEEGIHVVHDLTQEELAQLVGASRETVNKALADFAGRGWLRLEARAVILLDVERLAKRSR is encoded by the coding sequence GTGGACGACGTTCTGCGGCGCGCCCCGCTCTTCGCGGCGCTCGATGACGAGCAGGCCGCGGAGCTCCGCGCCTCCATGGGCGAGGTGACCCTCGCACGCGGTGACGCCCTGTTCCACGAGGGCGACCCCGGCGACCGGCTGTATGTCGTGACCGAGGGCAAGGTGAAGCTCCACCGCACCTCCCCCGACGGCCGCGAGAACATGCTGGCCGTCCTCGGCCCCGGCGAGCTGATCGGCGAGCTGTCGCTCTTCGACCCGGGCCCGCGTACCGCCACCGCCACCGCGCTGACCGAGGTCAAGCTCCTCGGCCTCGGCCACGGTGACCTCCAGCCCTGGCTCAACGCCCGGCCCGAGGTCGCGACCGCGCTGCTGCGCGCCGTCGCCCGCCGCCTGCGCAAGACCAACGACCAGATGTCCGACCTGGTCTTCTCCGACGTTCCCGGCCGTGTGGCGCGGGCGCTCCTCGACCTGTCGCGCCGCTTCGGCGTGCAGTCGGAGGAGGGCATCCACGTGGTGCACGACCTGACGCAGGAGGAGCTCGCCCAGCTCGTCGGCGCCTCGCGCGAGACCGTGAACAAGGCCCTGGCCGACTTCGCGGGCCGCGGCTGGCTGCGCCTGGAGGCCCGTGCGGTCATCCTGCTGGACGTGGAGCGCCTCGCGAAGCGCTCCCGCTGA
- a CDS encoding GatB/YqeY domain-containing protein, producing the protein MTTLKAKLQEDLTTAIRARDELHSSTLRLTLSAITKEEVAGKEARVLSDEEVLKVIAKEAKKRREAADAFAQGGRPEQAARETAEGEFLDTYLPKQLSDDELVAIVAQAVEEAKAAGAEGPRAMGAVMKLVNPKVAGLAEGGRVAAVVKQQLS; encoded by the coding sequence ATGACCACGCTCAAGGCCAAGCTCCAGGAAGACCTCACGACCGCCATCAGGGCGCGCGACGAACTGCACTCGTCCACGCTGCGCCTGACCCTCTCCGCCATCACCAAGGAGGAGGTCGCGGGCAAGGAGGCACGTGTGCTCTCCGACGAGGAGGTCCTCAAGGTGATCGCCAAGGAGGCGAAGAAGCGCCGTGAGGCCGCGGATGCCTTCGCCCAGGGCGGCCGTCCCGAGCAGGCCGCCCGCGAGACCGCGGAGGGCGAGTTCCTCGACACCTACCTGCCCAAGCAGCTCAGCGACGACGAGCTCGTGGCGATCGTGGCGCAGGCCGTCGAGGAGGCCAAGGCCGCGGGTGCCGAGGGGCCGCGCGCGATGGGTGCCGTCATGAAGCTCGTGAACCCGAAGGTCGCCGGGCTGGCGGAGGGCGGGCGCGTCGCCGCCGTCGTCAAGCAGCAGCTCTCGTAG
- a CDS encoding RidA family protein gives MSAVEAKLAELGLTLPGVVPPLAAYQPAVRSGSYVFTAGQLPMVKGSMPITGKVGAEVSAEQAKELAAICALNALAAVKSVVGDLDKIARVVKVVGFVASAPDFTAQPGVLNGASELLGEVLGEKGVHARSAVGVAVLPLDAPVEVEIQVELVAGA, from the coding sequence ATGAGCGCTGTAGAGGCGAAGCTGGCCGAGCTCGGCCTGACGCTCCCGGGCGTCGTCCCGCCGCTGGCCGCGTACCAGCCCGCCGTGCGGTCGGGCTCGTACGTCTTCACCGCGGGCCAGCTCCCGATGGTCAAGGGCAGCATGCCGATCACCGGCAAGGTCGGCGCCGAGGTCTCGGCGGAGCAGGCCAAGGAGCTGGCGGCGATCTGCGCGCTGAACGCCCTGGCCGCCGTCAAGTCGGTCGTCGGTGACCTCGACAAGATCGCGCGGGTCGTGAAGGTCGTCGGCTTCGTCGCCTCCGCCCCCGATTTCACGGCCCAGCCCGGCGTGCTGAACGGCGCGAGCGAGCTGCTCGGCGAGGTCCTCGGCGAGAAGGGCGTCCACGCCCGCAGCGCCGTCGGCGTGGCGGTCCTGCCGCTGGACGCCCCGGTCGAGGTCGAGATCCAGGTGGAGCTGGTCGCCGGAGCCTGA
- a CDS encoding MBL fold metallo-hydrolase, producing the protein MTDAAALPGQPRGVVTSGPATARAVNVLAPNASAMTLDGTNTWLVSEPGSDLAVVIDPGPLDDIHLRAVIATAEQAGKRIALTLLTHGHPDHAEGAGRFAELTRTKVRALDPALRLGDEGLAAGDVIRTGGLELRVVPTPGHTSDSLCFHLPADRAVLTGDTILGRGTTVVAHPDGRLGDYLDSLRRLRSLTVDDGVHTVLPGHGPVLEDAQGAVEYYLAHRAHRLAQVETAVENGCLTPEAVVAQVYADVDRSLWPAAEWSVRAQLEYLQDHGLIPGGPE; encoded by the coding sequence ATGACCGACGCCGCCGCACTGCCCGGACAGCCCCGCGGAGTCGTCACCTCCGGCCCGGCGACCGCCCGCGCGGTGAACGTCCTGGCTCCCAACGCCTCCGCGATGACCCTCGACGGCACCAACACCTGGCTGGTGTCCGAGCCGGGCTCCGACCTCGCCGTCGTGATCGATCCCGGCCCGCTGGACGACATACACCTGCGGGCGGTCATCGCCACCGCCGAGCAGGCCGGCAAGCGGATCGCCCTCACCCTGCTCACCCACGGCCACCCCGACCACGCCGAGGGCGCGGGTCGCTTCGCCGAGCTCACCCGTACGAAGGTCCGCGCCCTGGACCCGGCCCTGCGCCTCGGTGACGAGGGCCTGGCCGCCGGGGACGTGATCCGGACCGGCGGGCTGGAGCTGCGCGTGGTGCCGACCCCCGGCCACACCAGCGACTCGCTCTGCTTCCACCTGCCCGCCGACCGGGCCGTACTGACCGGCGACACGATCCTGGGCCGTGGCACCACCGTCGTCGCCCACCCCGACGGCCGCCTCGGGGACTACCTGGACTCCCTGCGCCGCCTGCGCTCGCTCACCGTGGACGACGGGGTGCACACCGTCCTGCCGGGCCACGGGCCGGTCCTGGAGGACGCGCAGGGCGCCGTCGAGTACTACCTGGCCCATCGGGCCCACCGGCTCGCCCAGGTCGAGACCGCCGTCGAGAACGGCTGCCTGACCCCGGAGGCGGTCGTCGCCCAGGTCTACGCGGACGTGGACCGCTCCCTGTGGCCGGCCGCGGAATGGTCCGTCCGGGCGCAGCTGGAGTACCTTCAAGATCACGGACTGATCCCGGGAGGGCCTGAATGA
- a CDS encoding DUF4177 domain-containing protein — protein sequence MTKKFEYATVPLLVHATKQILDTWGEDGWELVQVVPGPNNPEQLVAYLKREKA from the coding sequence ATGACCAAGAAGTTCGAATATGCGACGGTCCCGCTGCTGGTTCACGCCACCAAGCAGATCCTGGACACCTGGGGCGAGGACGGCTGGGAGCTCGTCCAGGTCGTGCCCGGCCCGAACAACCCCGAGCAGCTCGTGGCCTACCTCAAGCGGGAGAAGGCATGA
- a CDS encoding NUDIX hydrolase has protein sequence MPNGQHGQQQPPAGGQWYPPEWPDRIRALADGSLVPVDPRRAATVMLLRDTPDGPAVHMLRRRASMAFAGGAYAYPGGGVDPRDEEHQVGWAGPSREDWAARLGTDPLTAQAIVCGAVRETFEEAGVLLAGRTPDEIVGDTTGDDWEADRQALVARELSFAEFLDRRGLRLRSDLLGPWARWITPEFEPRRYDTWFFVAALPEGQRTRNASTEADRTVWIRPADAAAGYDKGELLMMPPTISTLRSLEPYGSAAGALAAAVEQDLTPVLAQATLEDGELVLSWPGHDEFTKRVRPGRPAGPAGPGGPA, from the coding sequence ATGCCGAATGGTCAGCATGGTCAGCAGCAGCCCCCCGCCGGAGGCCAGTGGTACCCGCCGGAGTGGCCCGACCGCATCCGCGCGCTCGCGGACGGCTCGCTCGTCCCGGTGGACCCGCGGCGCGCCGCCACCGTGATGCTCCTGCGCGACACCCCCGACGGTCCCGCCGTGCACATGCTGCGCAGGCGGGCCTCCATGGCCTTCGCCGGGGGCGCGTACGCCTATCCGGGTGGCGGGGTCGATCCGCGCGACGAGGAGCACCAGGTCGGCTGGGCGGGTCCCTCCCGGGAGGACTGGGCGGCCCGGCTCGGAACCGATCCCCTCACCGCCCAGGCCATCGTCTGCGGCGCCGTACGGGAGACCTTCGAGGAGGCGGGCGTCCTGCTCGCCGGTCGGACCCCGGACGAGATCGTCGGTGACACCACCGGGGACGACTGGGAGGCCGACCGGCAGGCCCTCGTGGCGCGGGAGCTGTCCTTCGCGGAGTTCCTCGACCGCCGCGGCCTGCGGCTGCGCTCGGACCTGCTCGGGCCGTGGGCGCGCTGGATCACCCCGGAGTTCGAGCCGCGCCGCTACGACACCTGGTTCTTCGTCGCCGCCCTCCCCGAGGGCCAGCGCACCCGCAACGCCTCCACCGAGGCCGACCGGACCGTGTGGATCCGGCCCGCCGACGCGGCCGCCGGGTACGACAAGGGCGAGCTGCTGATGATGCCGCCCACCATCTCCACGCTGCGGTCGCTGGAGCCGTACGGGAGCGCCGCGGGAGCGCTCGCCGCCGCGGTCGAGCAGGACCTCACCCCGGTGCTGGCCCAGGCCACGCTGGAGGACGGCGAGCTGGTGCTCAGCTGGCCGGGGCACGACGAGTTCACCAAGCGCGTCCGCCCCGGGCGTCCCGCAGGCCCCGCAGGCCCCGGAGGCCCCGCATGA
- a CDS encoding ArsA family ATPase, giving the protein MSRLQVVSGKGGTGKTTVAAALALALAREGGRTLVVEVEGRQGLAQLFGAEALPYEERKIAVAPGGGGEVYALAIDAERALLDYLQMFYKLGSAGRALKKLGAIDFATTIAPGLRDVLLTGKACEAVRRKDKAGRYVYDHVIMDAPPTGRITRFLNVNDEVAGLARFGPIHNQAQAVMKVLKSPETAVHLVTLLEEMPVQETADGIEELRGAGLPVGRVIVNMVRPHHLDEDTLRTAAGDHRAEVAKSLSRAGLGGARRGGLAERLVDPLLTQAAEHASRVELERAQRSVLAGLDLPTYELPLLGAGMDLAGLYALAKDLRKQSVAE; this is encoded by the coding sequence GTGAGCAGGCTCCAGGTGGTCAGCGGCAAGGGCGGCACCGGCAAGACCACGGTCGCCGCAGCACTCGCGCTTGCCCTCGCACGCGAGGGCGGCCGGACTCTTGTGGTGGAGGTCGAGGGCAGGCAGGGGCTCGCGCAGCTCTTCGGCGCCGAGGCACTCCCCTACGAGGAGCGGAAGATCGCCGTGGCGCCCGGCGGGGGCGGTGAGGTCTACGCGCTCGCCATCGACGCCGAACGGGCGCTGCTGGACTACCTCCAGATGTTCTACAAGCTCGGCTCGGCCGGCCGCGCGCTCAAGAAGCTCGGCGCCATCGACTTCGCGACGACCATCGCACCCGGACTGCGCGACGTGCTGCTGACCGGCAAGGCGTGCGAGGCGGTGCGGCGCAAGGACAAGGCCGGTCGGTACGTCTACGACCACGTGATCATGGACGCGCCGCCGACCGGGCGGATCACCCGGTTCCTGAACGTCAACGACGAGGTGGCGGGCCTGGCCCGGTTCGGGCCGATCCACAACCAGGCCCAGGCCGTCATGAAAGTCCTCAAGTCGCCCGAGACGGCCGTGCACCTGGTCACCCTCCTGGAGGAGATGCCCGTCCAGGAGACCGCGGACGGCATCGAGGAACTGCGCGGGGCCGGCCTGCCGGTCGGGCGGGTCATCGTGAACATGGTCCGGCCGCACCATCTGGACGAGGACACCCTGCGCACGGCGGCGGGCGACCACCGCGCCGAGGTGGCGAAGTCGCTGTCCCGGGCGGGACTCGGCGGGGCACGCCGCGGCGGGCTGGCCGAGCGGCTGGTGGACCCGCTGCTCACGCAGGCCGCCGAGCACGCGAGCCGGGTGGAGCTGGAGCGCGCGCAGCGCTCCGTACTGGCGGGGCTGGACCTGCCGACGTACGAACTGCCGCTGCTCGGCGCGGGGATGGATCTGGCCGGGCTCTACGCGCTGGCCAAGGATTTGCGGAAGCAGTCGGTGGCCGAATGA
- a CDS encoding ArsA family ATPase, translating into MSEGVDTVGMDTPPRLAVDRLLDDPETRIIVCCGAGGVGKTTTAAALGVRAAGRGRKAVVLTIDPARRLAQSMGIDSLDNTPRKVATVGAGDGELHAMMLDMKRTFDEIVEAHADGERARAILANPFYQSLSAGFAGTQEYMAMEKLGQLRARDDWDLIIVDTPPSRSALDFLDAPKRLGSFLDGKFIRVLMAPAKVGGRAGMKFLNVGMSMMTGTLSKLMGASLLKDVQTFVAAMDTMFGGFRTRADATFRLLQAPGTAFLVVAAPEPDALREAAYFVERLAAERMPLAGLVLNRVHGSGADQLSAERALAAAENLEEGGIVDQESGKAGLRDSGAEPTEPAHPTETARTANPPETGSPGTEGDTAVVDRITAGLLRLHAERMQVIAREQRTRDRFTSLHPEVAVAEVAALPGDVHDLAGLRAIGERLAAGVPAGA; encoded by the coding sequence ATGAGCGAGGGGGTGGACACCGTGGGCATGGACACTCCGCCGCGGCTGGCGGTCGACCGGCTGTTGGACGATCCGGAGACCCGGATCATCGTGTGCTGCGGGGCGGGTGGGGTCGGCAAGACCACCACGGCCGCCGCGCTCGGCGTACGGGCGGCGGGGCGCGGGCGCAAGGCCGTCGTGCTCACCATCGACCCGGCGCGGCGGCTCGCGCAGTCGATGGGGATCGACTCGCTGGACAACACCCCGCGCAAGGTGGCGACCGTAGGGGCGGGCGACGGCGAACTGCACGCCATGATGCTGGACATGAAGCGGACGTTCGACGAGATCGTCGAGGCGCACGCGGACGGCGAGCGGGCCCGGGCCATCCTCGCCAACCCCTTCTACCAGTCCCTGTCGGCCGGCTTCGCGGGCACGCAGGAGTACATGGCGATGGAGAAGCTGGGGCAGCTGCGGGCCCGGGACGACTGGGACCTGATCATCGTCGACACTCCGCCGAGCCGGTCCGCGCTGGACTTCCTGGACGCGCCGAAGCGGCTCGGGTCCTTCCTGGACGGGAAGTTCATCCGGGTGCTGATGGCTCCGGCGAAGGTGGGCGGCCGGGCCGGGATGAAGTTCCTGAATGTCGGTATGTCGATGATGACCGGCACCCTCAGCAAGCTGATGGGGGCCTCGCTGCTGAAGGACGTCCAGACCTTCGTGGCCGCGATGGACACGATGTTCGGCGGCTTCCGCACGCGCGCGGACGCCACCTTCCGGCTGCTTCAGGCTCCCGGCACGGCCTTCCTGGTGGTCGCCGCGCCCGAGCCGGACGCCCTGCGCGAGGCGGCGTACTTCGTGGAGCGGCTGGCCGCGGAACGCATGCCGCTGGCCGGTCTGGTACTGAACCGGGTGCACGGCAGTGGCGCCGACCAGCTGTCCGCCGAGCGGGCGTTGGCCGCGGCAGAGAATCTTGAAGAAGGCGGCATTGTCGATCAGGAGTCCGGGAAAGCTGGACTTCGTGACTCGGGCGCAGAACCGACCGAGCCCGCCCATCCCACCGAAACAGCCCGGACCGCGAACCCTCCCGAGACAGGCTCCCCCGGCACCGAAGGCGATACCGCGGTCGTCGACCGGATCACGGCAGGACTGCTACGCCTGCACGCCGAGCGCATGCAGGTGATCGCGCGTGAACAGCGCACACGCGATCGCTTCACCTCGCTTCACCCCGAAGTGGCGGTGGCGGAAGTGGCCGCCCTGCCCGGCGATGTGCACGACCTCGCCGGGCTACGGGCCATCGGAGAACGACTCGCGGCCGGGGTACCGGCCGGAGCGTAG
- a CDS encoding WhiB family transcriptional regulator has product MGWVTDWSAQAACRTTDPDELFVQGAAQNRAKAVCTGCPVRTECLADALDNRVEFGVWGGMTERERRALLRRRPTVTSWRRLLETARTEYERSTGILTMDADAEIDVSYETYAAAG; this is encoded by the coding sequence ATGGGCTGGGTTACCGACTGGAGTGCGCAGGCAGCCTGCCGCACTACCGATCCGGATGAACTATTCGTTCAAGGAGCGGCACAGAACAGGGCCAAGGCGGTGTGCACCGGATGTCCGGTGCGGACCGAGTGCCTGGCCGACGCGCTCGACAACCGTGTCGAGTTCGGCGTGTGGGGTGGAATGACCGAGAGGGAACGACGTGCGCTGCTGCGCCGGCGTCCCACCGTCACTTCGTGGCGACGGTTGCTCGAAACCGCACGTACGGAGTACGAGCGCAGCACGGGCATCCTCACCATGGATGCAGACGCGGAGATCGACGTGTCGTACGAGACATACGCGGCAGCCGGGTAG
- a CDS encoding nucleotidyltransferase domain-containing protein produces MEHRGLDAYGYFEREGSLGRVPGEFKAVVAAARTRTAEAYGRRLHSAYLYGSVPRGTARPGRSDLDLLLVLHHEPCDEDRDTAEVLARGLDEDFPEVDGVGILLQDKVAVLSEAERFDLGWFLACLCTPLLGADLAEHLPRYRPDSLLARETNGDLAELLPRWRTRVREAATPEEYRALSRIFSRRLVRTAFTLVMPRWGGWTSDLGESAEIFGMYYPQRAAQVAAAAAVALDPVADPAVLRGYVEDLGPWLADEYTARHGTKTPRRG; encoded by the coding sequence ATGGAGCACAGAGGGCTGGACGCGTACGGGTACTTCGAGCGTGAGGGCTCCCTCGGGCGGGTGCCGGGCGAGTTCAAGGCCGTCGTGGCGGCCGCGCGGACCCGGACCGCCGAGGCGTACGGCCGACGGCTGCACAGCGCGTACCTCTACGGGTCCGTGCCCCGCGGGACGGCCCGGCCCGGGCGGTCCGACCTCGACCTGCTGCTCGTCCTGCACCACGAGCCCTGCGACGAGGACCGGGACACCGCCGAGGTGCTCGCCCGCGGACTCGACGAGGATTTCCCCGAGGTCGACGGCGTCGGCATCCTGCTCCAGGACAAGGTCGCCGTACTGAGCGAGGCGGAACGATTCGACCTGGGCTGGTTCCTCGCCTGCCTGTGCACCCCGCTGCTCGGGGCGGATCTGGCCGAGCACCTGCCGCGCTACCGGCCGGACAGCCTGCTCGCCCGCGAGACCAACGGCGACCTGGCCGAGCTGCTGCCCCGGTGGCGTACGCGGGTGCGGGAGGCCGCGACCCCCGAGGAGTACCGGGCGCTGAGCCGGATCTTCTCCCGGCGCCTGGTGCGCACCGCCTTCACGCTGGTCATGCCGCGGTGGGGCGGCTGGACCAGCGACCTCGGCGAGTCCGCGGAGATCTTCGGCATGTACTACCCGCAGCGCGCGGCGCAGGTGGCGGCCGCGGCCGCCGTCGCGCTGGATCCCGTCGCGGACCCCGCGGTGCTGCGCGGTTACGTCGAGGACCTCGGGCCGTGGCTGGCGGACGAGTACACGGCCCGGCACGGCACGAAAACACCGCGCCGGGGCTGA